CACTGTGAGTTCGCTCACGTCGAGGTTCCCACCTCTGATCACTCTGCTGACGTGGTAGGAAACGCAAACGTCCTTGCTTACAGGTTGTGCGCCAAAATACGTGGGAGCAAAGGGGCTTTACTCTCAAGTGGTCCAACAAAAATCATCATAcgttatacacatacacatatatacggaaagaacaagaaagaaagcagatgtgATAAAAAGTTAACAACTGCGAACCTAggtgaaggaaatacaaaatttttttgCACTATCCTTGCAATTGTTCTGCAACtctgaaattatttgaaattaaaatgtttaaaaattcaaacaaataaacagagcGCTTTCAGTCACCTTTGACCAGGCCGGCCCCACAGACAGAGGACTTGGCAGGGAAAGAAACAAGGCCCCTCAGATCAAGTCCATGCGTCCGCTGCCCCAGGAagccctcccagccccctgcACAATAGCCAACGACAGGGCTGGAGCCTGGACTCGGGGTGCAGGGACCACCATCCTGTCACACAGGCTCATGATCTCAGCCTCAACCCTCTGGCACTCTTAGCCCCAAAGCCAGGCCCCAGATCCTGTCAGTCCTACCTCAGCTTCCTAACAGACCCTGGACAAACAccccctgtgcctcagttccctcctttTGCACCCCAGTGGGCCCACCTCTCACACCACGCCACCCAAGATGCCCCTCCAAGAATCACTGACCTAAAATGCAGGCTCAAAGTCTCAAAGTGGGTGGAAGAGGAAAAGTGCCCTGGGCTGAGAGCCCCACCCAGCAAACAGCAGGCCTGGTATCCCGCTGGCAGTTTGTGGTTTGCTAACGTTGCCCTAATGTTAGGACAATATTAGGACAAGGGGCATCCTAATATTATCCGTTTCTCTCCCAATCTCTGCCCCCGACCTCAGCCTCACATTTCCCCAATAATTCTCAGGCTCCTGTAGCTTTGTGAAGCCACAGGAGCTAGAGGACAAACGACCTGTACAGGAAAGCCTGAGTCCTGCTCAGCTTCCCTGCCTCAGGGAGCAGCACGACTTCCTAGGGAAACCCAAGCCCGGGGCCAGTCCTCATCTCTTCTGGCAACCCCACAGAATTCGTGTTCCTTTGCTCCTTCTTACAGCCGGCAGGAAGGACATGCTCCGCACGCAGAAGGGAACCCGAAGTCAGTGGAAAGCAACCTCCTTGCCTGGGGCTGCCTGGACTGCTGACTGCCACAGCCAGCGAGCTTCTCAGTGATTTCCCAAAGTCCACTGCCAGCCTGTCCAGACCTGTTAGGGCTGCTCGAGTCACAGATCCAGTCAGAGGCTCTGGGTGCTGACCTCCCCATGGGCCGCGGCCCCACCGCCGGCCAGGCCGGGCCCCTTACCTTGACCCTGATGCCCCTTAAGGAGCAGGAGGAGcgtgaggctgagagcttggCCCAACATCCCACAGGACACAGGGTCAGCCTGGCTGTACGGCTCCCAGCAGACGCTGTGTGCAGCCACCAGGCACAGGGGACGAGGGGGAGAACTGCCTCGCTGCCTGTCTGGCCACAATTTCCTCAACTCGGCTGTTCTCACTCACAGCCGACAAGGCTGCAGAGACAGCCCCATGCCTGGACCCGGTCGGACAGTTCTCACAACGGAACTTGCTAGGTTGGCCTCAAGTGGGCGGGTACTGGGGGTTCAGTGACTCACAAACCAGCTTCAAAATCTTGCCTCTCACTCTACCCCCACCCAGTGGCTTTGTCCGCAGAGCAGAAACCCATGAAATTTTCCAATTCTCTTCATCCCACTGGCAGTATGGAGAAACCTACATGGGGACCAGCCATTATCCTGGACTCTCATTCCAACAGACATTGTGAAGGGAGAGGGGGAATGGTTGGGGACAGTGTGGGCTGACAAGCGGGACCTCAGCTGAGTGGGTGCAATACTAGAGGAGTAGGGGGCACTAGAAAACCCTGACAGGCCCAGGGGTTCTCTGCAAGTTGATCCCTAATTTGAAGCACATGCAAATTCAAATGTTCTGGAAGAATTTGCTTTTGCTCATTTCCCTATCTGTGCTGaattccctcccttcctctttctgcttTCCCCTAGGTCTCCCCTCCCTCACCACATGGGATGGAGGCGCACATCTGCCGTGCTCTCCCATCCACAGTTCAATTGGACACTCCAGAGGCCAGGCAGCCCAGGGAGGGTCAGGGGTTCATTCTAACGTCCCCCCAGGACGTACTGGTTTGGAGGCCACAGCCCAGGGTCCCaagcccttttctttcttcttctttccctttagTAGCAAATACTTGCAGTTCCCTTCAGGACAACCCTTCCTTTTTCCATCCTGTGATCCACTCGCACTCACCTTGTCTGGAACTGGGCTGAGAGGCCAGACTGAATCCTGGCAGCCAAGAGAGGGAGAAGAACACAGCACTGGATTTGGAGCAAAGATGAAGACTTGGCTTAGGGAAGCTTTCCACTAGCTCCTTTGCATACACACAATTATGTTCCCGAGACCTTGGTGGACACAGAATAGTGACTGGGCTCGAGAATTCAGGCTCTGGAGCCTTGTCTATCAGGGGTTAGCATTACGGTTCCACTACTCAGATTTGTGACCTTGGTAAGGCACCTAACCTTCTTGTGCCTcaattcctcatctgaaaatggggataacaatacgACCTTCCTCTTAGGTGTGAGGACAACATGAGTTAGTGCGTTTAAATCATTCTAAAGCATGTCCTCCAGCTCAACACTATGCAAAGCTCTGTGCAAACTCAGCCCAGGCTGCCCCCGCCAACCACTGCCCCTCCCCGCGGAACAACTCCCACATTGTCGGCTCCTCAGTGGCACCTGCACTTGTGGCTCCGTGAGGGGACACAAAAGGCTGCTTTCCACCTGAATCTCTTATCTCAAGCACTGAAGAGTGTCATGTTGATCATACCTTTATCTGTGACAGTTTCACGCAAAATAACCCCACCATTTCTCTGCTTGAACATCTTTAAGGATTTCAACCTGTGTTTCATGGGGTACtcctctcaagaaaaaaaaaaaagacatcgaATATGTCCAGAATACACCCAGAACGGGCAACTTTGGCatattattttgagctgaaggcaactgagaaGTGGTACAAgaaaagctctctctctctctggaagtGAGAGAGGTTGGAGGGAAGGGTCAaacgaagggattaagaaatacaacttGGTAGTTACGAAAGAAACCGTCGCAGGGATGTCAagaacagcatagagaatacagtcaatactGTTGTAATACCCATGTGTGGTGTCAGGGGGGCACGAGACTAACCAGGGGGGCCACTTCGTAAgtcacataaatgtctaaccacgaagctgtacacctgacactaacgTAAAACAACAGAGTGTCAGCTGTAACTGAAACCTAATGAGTATTCATAATCATCACAATAATAAATCCTTCTGTCCTCCCCTATTGGCCTAAAGGCAGAACATAAATTTGTAAAGGTGTCCCCTCTTATCCACCAGCAAGGACAGAAGCTAATCACCAAAGACAACTCTCTAGACCCTTGGCACAGAGACAGCACCAGAAGAATCTACATAACAAACCTGTGTGGTCCCTGTCTTCCATTCGTTTCCACAATCTGCCACCAGAGAAACCTGAAgtcctttttctttgtgttgtcaCTTCTCTAAAATTCTACTATTGTTAGAGTGTTATGTAAACGTAGTTCTAAACATTGCTTTCAGTTACTCATCTCACAGTGCTTCCCTGTGTAAGCATGATGCACGTTACTAAAcgtgtttgtctcttgttaacctGTCATTTGTCAGTCTAATTTATAGGCCCCACTGGAAAACCTAGAACAGGAAGggggggaaaaattttttttcttcccctacaaCATATACATTGGCTCCAGGTATTGTGTGTGCAAACTTGGGGACGGAAATTTTTTATTCTACCCTTATAGGTTCTTTTGCTGACCTAATCATTGTCATAAGACAGATAAacggggggaaaaaacaaattttaatttcgTATGTACAGGAACTTATATGAGAGTACACAAAGCACCAAAGCAGGCAGCATTTATACCTTCTAGACAAGGAACCAatacatttgtgaagaattgacaagacaaaCAAGTTTGGGCTTGGAGCAGCACATTACTGAAGTAACAAGGTCTGTTTATACAGCCTTCTTAGCCCTGCGTTCCGagtctctccccacctcctggtgCAGGGAGGGTAGGGCTTTTGACAGGGGAGACTGAGTTCCTGCTTTCAGGGGACAAAGGAGGGTCAGTGTGTCCTCCTTGAACTGGCTGTCTCTGTAACTAAAGTAACTTTAACCCACATAATAAACATACCAAAGGGGCACATTTGGGGCAGCCTGCCACGAACCCCCATCACAACAGAGTAAGAGGTCATGAGTCCGTTAAGAGTGCTGCCAAAAAACTGGAGAGAAGGGGTGAGAAAGGCTTGCAGCCATGGGGGCTCTCCTTGCTACTCAACCCCTACACTGCCCTTGCCAGGCCCCTTTCCAGGGAAAGGGACCTCTTCTCAATGTTTAGCCTTATTTTGCACAGGCTGAGGTCTCCCTGCGGAAAGTTTCAATGGGGTCTTAGCGGCCACCTCAACACCTTAAACCATAAACTGGGCTCAGAGGTTAGGAATAGCGCTGCCCCCTGTAAAGGACTCAGCTCACCAGAGACAAATAAATGAGGCCACTTTGTTCTCCTCTGGACCTGCATACACACCAAGAACAAAGTATTTGTGGTGCCACCGTTTAAAAATTCTGGGCCTGGGACCCTCTGTCCCTCGGCTcccttttgcttttcatttcactTCGATACAAATGACAAGAGGTGATAATGCTGGTGACAGACAACATAGCAGCTGTCACTCAGCTTGACTGATGTTGATTTTGGAACCTGATACTTATTCATTCACCACGTATGGACAGCACTACGCGCCTGACCCTGGGCACGCTCGGTGAACACAGCCCCCACCCTCAAAGAAGTTGGTGATACCAACTACTTACtgaaataatgactgaacacCACCATTTCATTATTTCCGCATAGTTTAACAATCAactagaaacagaaagtggattTAAGTGCTGTTATAAAACGACTCGGAGGGGATGGGTCTCCCCACACCACACCCTCCCGCTCCTTCACTTGTCACATCCTGGTTTtcatcctctcctttctcttacaaGTTTCTGTATGACATGGTTTTTAATTCCCTTTACCGTCCACATCACTTTCTATGAGCATATTTCAGTTTGTCTGTACCTGTCTTCAGTGTGGAACCTAGAACAGAACTTCATTACTTCAGGATCTAGTGCCGTCGGCAACGACGGGATTTATCATTCCTGTCTACTgagatcttttttaaaatcattctgcAAGCTGCTGAGGTTGCCCTTCCGTCTCTAACTGCTTGCCATCGGTAAATATGACGCACATACCTTTTCATCTGAGTCACCAGCAAAAATGCATGCAGTTCATCCTTCACTCCAGAAGGTGGCACTCACAGGCCCATTTTGTCAAGAGCTCACTTGTCTCTGTCCAGTAGATCCTGCTGGGATGGCAGACTCACGTGATACGGTCACAGCTCAGAGGAAACCCGCAGTCACATCAAAACTTTAATTGTCCTCTCTCCCAAGACCCACATTCCCACCTGTACAGAGGAAGTTACCTTGCGTtggctcctcctcctgctttttCCTTTCAGGGTCACTGAGAGCAGGAATTGGGCTCCCAGCTCCAACCTCCCCCTGCTACcgcccacacccacccccacccccgcacctcCCCCGTCCCAACCCCAGAGGTCCCACTCGCCTAGTACTGGTTATGTGAACTCAGGCAAGCTCCTTGTAATTTCTGTGCCTCTAATCATTGAACAAGTTACcccaaaagaggaaagaagatcCATTTCATACTAGAATTTtatatctacttttaaaaaagggaaaaattggaGGAGCTACAGAATTCTTTTCAAGTGGAGTTGCTCTTTTTCGTCATTCATCCCCTTGAAGCTGTCGCCCTGCCCCATAGAACATACTGTCCCCTCACTCAGAAATGGACCAACCtagttccctcctcttcctcccctggcCTTGACCTGTAGATACAGTGCAGATGAGAACACATCCTTACACGCAATCATTAATCCCTGGTCACGGGGGCTCATGTCTCAAAATCCCAATCTCCAGGAAAATGCCCTGTTCCCCATCTCCCAAGTCTCAGTTTCACATGAGAAATGTGCAGTTCAACCCTTCCCATTCAAGCACAGACCCAGGGTACGTTAAAGTGTAATCAAGGCTTGGAGAAGGCTCTCTCTAATTTCTTGATCAATAAAACTATTAGATGGATTTTGAATGGATACATCACTCTGGGAGTCCCAATTCTTTTAATGTAGAACTTCAGGATATAAACAAActcaatgtgaaaaataaacatttattacaaaAATCAGTTTTGACATCATACAATGAAAGCAGACAAGGTGTTTTCCAACCCAAAGGGGCGGCTGCAAGCTGCAGAGGTGAATACCAAGGCTGGTACCAACTGCCTCCTCCTCACAAGTGGCCTAGGGTGTGAGGAGACTTACAGGGCAGTGAGCCACCTGGGCCTCTCCTCACACCTCCCAACAGGATACAGAACTGAAACATACTTCACAATTCTCATGCTTACTGAATCATTCCATCATCTCTGCTTTTATTGTCTAATTTGATTTTACTTCCACctggaaaattttttttgttcGCCTGTGACCCTGACCTGATGGTTTGATTggtcctgtttttccttttgggtCCTTGCTACAAAACTCAAACTCTGTTGGGATTTCCAGATCAGGCAGCGGAGTACAGCAAAGCGGTACTTAGTATCCTCCacagaaataatcaaaatgaccCTAGAAAACTCCTTATTTGTGCTCTTGCTAGTTAATCAATAGACTGGGGGACGGTGGTAGGTGGGGAAACAGTAATTTAAGGGCACAGAAGGGACTGACAGGAAGACGAGGACACGCAGGCCTGCTCCCTCCTGCGCTCGCTCACCCACAGCCGGACTCACACCCGGTCACCAAGGATCTTTTCCTCAAACACCCACCCCACCACAGAAAGTCGCAGGGACTGCTAAAGATGGAGTCTCCAAATGGTCTGAGACGCACTCCTGCCGCAGGCTCCAGCACTTTCTCCTGCAGCCCCAGGGGCTGGGTGAAGGCACCTGGTGGGCAGAGGCAGACGGCGGGCTTTCTCCCCTCTCAGGGCTCAGCCTCCTCCAGCATAGGGTGCCATCCTCCAGCAGGGGAGGCCAGGCACAGGGAGCGCTGGCACCGGGTCCAGTGTTTGGAGCTCCACCctgagacaggaagcaggaagggGCGGGACAGGAAGGGGTGGGACCAGCCCAGGTTGCTGGAAAGCAGGGCTTCTGGCATTTTCTTGTTTGTACAAAGGAGACCAAGAGCCTCACTGCCCAACTCACAGCAAGAAGCTTCCACAAACAAGGTTCTTATTTCCAGCAACATCCAGCTGCACACAAACTCACATAAACACCAACCCACCACGAGCTGAGCAGCCCTCCAGCACACACCCAGGTCCGCACAGAACCAGGAGCACATGCCCTCAGCAGACACTACGACACACGTCCCCACAGCCTAGGAGACACAGCGTCAGAGGGTCCATCCAGCTGTTCGGCCAAAGGAAGGATGATGGCTCGAGCCACCAGCTCCagcttccatttctttaaatcagTGGTTAAAAACTTCTGCTTCTTGTCCCCTGAAAGCTGACTATGCTCTCCACAACAAAAGCACCAGTTTTCCCCACTGACACAGTTGGTGTCAGTCTGTGTGTGGCATTTCCTGTGGGaaagcagaggtgggagggacCTTTTCAGCTGCTGTGGTCCCCAGTCCCCACTTGACAATGGCTGATGGCGGTTATCAGAGCAGCGTGGGAGGAAACAGCTGAGGAATTGGGCTCCAGGCCTGTACGATGGTGGCTGTACCCGGGGGTGAGTGCCCTGCTGCTCCTGCCGTCTGCCGTCTGCTTGGGAGGGAGCAGGCAGCACTCAGCACTCCTGCTCGATCCCTCGGAGGGACCGGAACGAAAGCTTTACAGAGTCCCAGGACACTCAGTGGtggtgggaaaggaagggagggatgaaAAAGGACGGGGCACAGAGCTGACGTTATTAAAAAACACATCCGAACTAAGATAAAAGTGGGGCCCCCTGTGGGGGGCTAGAAAACAAATAAGGCATCCTGTGAAGCTACAGACAGACATCAGGGGCCAGAGTCTGGTAGCACCTGAGTGAGGCAAACGCAGAGAACCAACGTCACACCAGGAATGAAGAGGTCTGTCGGAACTCCCCCTAGGGACACAAAACACCCAGTCAACTCTCTATTGTCTTCTTGAGCTGAGGATCCCCCAAACACACAACTGCAGGCCAGAGGCCCCTCACTCCAGCTGGGAGGCCCTCCCCGCCCCAGCGTGGGCAGACTTACTTCACTTCGAGCAGTGGCCTGGCTGTATATCACCTTTTTATTTGCAGTCCTGCAGACAAGCCAGAAGATGGAGACACTCAGTCCCCGAGCCCCTCTCCTTAACCTCTGCTTGCCAACTTTAGAGGCCAGAACTGAGAACTTTACAAAAGCAgagtgctggggggtggggggtgaggagaCAGCACAGGGACACAGGGAACAGAGGTAGAAAGGCAGATGTCTTCCCTTGGTGGCCTCCACCTCCaaccccttccccagcccatcTCAGCTTCAAACCACATGCGTCCTGTTCTCAGCTTTGGGGGGCCCCAGCACAGCACCTCACTCACCCTTTCTTCATtcctgaaagagaagaaatgggagCATGAGGTTAGCATGGTAGAGGGCAGCATAGCGCAGGAAGACAGGCAACATGAGCACTGGGTGCTGCGACAGTGAGAAGGAGAGCCTTTGCGGGCAAACACCTACTGTCAAAGTAGCCTCGGCTATAGGCAAACCAGATGCCGAAAATCAAGACTCCAAGGAGAATGAGGGTTACAAGGACGGCAGCCACGATGCCCCCCACATTCAGCTCCGCTGCAAGACATCGAGAGGGCGGGCACGTGAGCGCTTGCTTGGGGACTGTCAGCACCACGGAGCAGGACCAAGCAGACCCGACCCCCATCTGAGCTCACCCTGCCACACCCTCGCTCACCAGCTTCCATGCGCAAGGGGTCTGACCTCACGGGTGTCCCGTACCCATTCTGAGCCTGACACGTGTATTCTCCAGTGTCAGAGCCTGACACCGGGTCAAAGACCTGGAGGGCAGAACACAATCAGCCTCCTGCTTCCAAAGCCAAGTACCTACCTTTCCTGTCCAGACCCAAACGCCACGCTCACCCTGTTGCGTGTTCTACCCCCACCCTCAGGGGTTCTGTATCCCTGCCCCCCACATTCCCCATCCATACCAGCTCCCCTGTCTTGTGGTTCAGGGTGTAGGAGGAGTTGCTGAAGGCACGGCTGCTCTTGGGCTCCGTTGGCATCAGGACCCCGTCCCTGAACCAGTAGTACTCGGAGGGTGGGGAGCCGTCTTGCTCGGAGCAGGTCAGCACCGCCCGGCTCCCAATGGTGGCGGATGAGGGAATGCTGACTGTAGGTTTGGACGGCGGCACTGCgaagggagaggaggggccgGTCATGGGCAGGGAGGGCCGCAGGCAGGAGGCCGCTGGTGAGCACACCGCAGCCGTCAGCTCTAGCCTCCCTCCGGGCCGTGCCCAGTCCTCCCTAACCGGGAGCTGGTCCCCTCTGACATCTGTGACTGAGCGAGCATTCCCCCCCCACACCACAATGAGCTGGGCAACTGGCAGACCGAGCCTGCTGAGCGTTTGGCGGAGCAACTCATCCCAGCCCCATGGAGACATGGGGCACCTACCGAGCACAAGTAGCTGGACGCTGGCCTCCCCGTAGGTGTTGCCACCTTCGTCAGAGACCATGCACGTATATGTCCCCGTGTCTTTCCGGGTCACAGAATGGAAGGTGATACCACTGTGTGAGAAGGTCACTCGGTCCTCGTAGGAAGCTGCCGGGAGACAGAAGCAGGGGCAGAGTGAGCTGGAGCGCTAAGAGGAACTGGAGTTGGTGGCCCCCAAGCCCTAGGGGGTACCGCCCCCTGGGGGGGGAACCCAGGCGAATCTGTCCCTCCACAGCTTGGGCGGGCAGGACAGGGGTGGAGTGTCTCACCTGTAATCTTGTTGTTGTAGCAAACGAGGCTGGTGGTGTCGCCTTGGGCAAACTTCCACTCCACTCGTGGAGAGGAGAAGCCAGAGTAGGAGCAGGACAGCTTGGCGGCTGCAGCAGGATGGAAGTGGGCGTGAGGAAGGGGCGGGAGAAAACGGACGCGGGGGGCGTTCCCAGGGCCCCCGGGGGCTCCCCTCCCGCCAGCCCCTCCCAACTCACGTTTATTCTCAGCAACTCGGACTTCGGGTTCCGGAGTGAACACGGTACCGCTGCCCAGCGCCAGCGAGCCTGGGGGGCGGGGCATGCCGTCAGGAGCGCCCGCTGTCCCAGCTGACGGCGCCGGGCTGGGGCCTCACGGGGCAGGGCTCACAGCCGCTCACAAATACCTTAAATGCCTTCTTTAAATGCCTTTCGCTAGGACTGTAGGCCAGTACTTCTTTATCAATGGAAACAAAGTGCTTGTTTCCAATGTAACTTCTCTCACTGTGACTCCCAGTAATCTAATTAGGTCCCCACTACCATTTCATAATTCAGAGAAAGCGTCTCAACTGCAGCCACTTGTCACAGTCCTGGCAGGAAGCCACCACAGCGGGAGGccggggagggaggaggggagcgTGGGGCAACCCCAGATGGACTGCAGGGCACGTGTGCTTGGTCAAGTGCTTTCCCAGACGGAGACCGTTTGATCCTTGAAACAAGACCCACAGATCAGCAGGGCAAGTGTTATCCCAATTTTCCAGGAGAGACtgagatgggaaggaaggaagggagggaggtagggaggaagCCTGCCTGAGCTCACACAGCTGCGTGTGACACGCAGGGAGGACCAGAACTGGACCCTGATCACCATTAGCAACTCCTCCATGCGGAAGGACCGGAGAAGAAACGGCAGAGTAGGCAGGGTGGACAGGAGCGGTGAGGGGggacatggggtggggtgggggtgcagcagGGGTCCCAGGGGGCTCAGACCGCCCAGAATGAGCAGCAGGACGCGGGGATCAGGGACAGCAATGGCACCTGCAGGTTCTCTCAGTGTTTTCAAAGCTCAGACTCATGAGGTCTGCGCTGTTTACAGTTTAGGTCAGATTCCTGTCTTCCTCAGATAAATGCAAGCATGTCGGTTAAATACAGCACACTTCCCCTTTATTTATTAACTACGCACAAAGTAAACATGGTCTCTCCACCTCTGAGGCTTCCTTTGCTCACCTGAAAGGTTTGAACCAGATGCTCTCTAAAGTCCTTCAGGTTCCTTTTTTGGCATTAATGTTGACATACATTTACTTTAATTGACAGACAACGCTGAATTAGTCTGGATAAACATTCTCTcccccattttaaaggtgagaaaattAGCTGCCTGAAAAGTAAGAGGCTGGTGAAGGTTTCACAGCTGGGAAATGGTAGAGGTGACATGAGCAGACACATTACTCCTACACCCCTTTTTCCTTACTGTGTCATACGTTGATTAACCACACCGTCTCAGAAAAGCCACTGGTTTCATGGAGGCAAACTATGTAATAAAATGGCGTTCTTTTAAAATTCAGGcccatttttatatataaattataatagcattaccttgtatgtatatatctggCATTACATTTTAATGTCAAATCTACATTCGAATGTAATAACAGATACAGAAATTAAGTCCAATAGcttttacaaaactgaaaactgagGACATGAAATCTCAGCTCTCATCAAGAATGCTGATAATGAAATGCTTTGATTTTTGTCCAAGTCTGTTTTCTCTGCTATAATGATCAgaacttgttttttttaagattctcagATTTTACAATGCGCTACCTGTGATGAGTGCCTGAACCAGACCTCTCCTCAGGAAGGCTTGTCCCAGCCTCGGACAGGGACAGCGACCGCTGCGAACAGAACACTGGGCCGGGACACACCTCCCGCCAGGGCAGGGGCGGGGGCTCCCACTGCCTGATCAAGGACAGGAGGGGTCTGTGGAGGCCTTGCTCCAAAGCCTCCCGGGGATGGGCGGCCACTCCAGTGCGACTTCGCGTGTCCCTCTGCCCAGCACCCCCTCCATCCCCTCCTTCCAGAGGTGTGGGTCCTAAGAATGACCTGGTACGATGACCGACAGCTCAGAGTCAGCTTCCCAAGAACCCAACCTCTGACACCACCCAAATAAAGAACAGTTTCACATTAAACTAAACACTAGCCTATGAAGTAAAGGGCggcacacatacaaaaaaaaaaaaaaaaaaacaaacaacaaaagacagCATATGTGTTTCTGTGTTACTTCTCCCTTTagctgattttcttttctgagtcCTCTCAGCTCATCAGATCTGAAGCACATTCAGGAATCACACTCAATACATACAAACACTGTGGACCACACACATCTCTCTTCTCATGAATCCTGACCCACTACCAACCTGGTACAGGCCTCTCTTCTCTTGTTTACAATCCAGGACCCTTCACCTCAAgtgcctcccacctccccccaagGCAGGACTACGCTTTTCTGCCTGTGTCTGGCTGTTTTCCTGTCTCTCCCTGCctgtgtctgtctgcctgtctctccctgcctgtgtctgtctgcctgtctctcccTGCCTGTGCCTGGCTGCAATACTCAACTCTACTGTGGCTGCATATCTCACTGTGACTCCAGGCTCAAGGCCATGCCCCTCTTATCACCACAGGACACCTCAGCCGATGGCCACTGCGTCCACAGTCCCCGTCTCATTCCTGGAACCAGACAGCCTGCATTAAATCCCCATCTCTGTTACTTACTAGGCTGTGCAACCCGGGCAAGCCGCTTAGTGACTGTGAACCTCAGTTtgcccatttgtaaaatggggaataaCAGTTTCTACATTCAAAGGCTGTTGAGACTTAAACTAATACAAAGTGCTTCCAACAGTGTCTGACCAACAGAAAGCACCAAACCACCATTATATCTTATCGTTATCGTCTGTACACACTCCCTTATAGGACTTCAATGTTTTCTTCAAcaagacatataaacaaatataaatactgCCTGAAAAATGCTTCCACTCCAGCCCACCAAACCTTCTCTCCTCTATCATTGGAAAGACTCTTTTCTAGAGCCTTCACAGATAGGCCAGCAGACCTGAGGGCTTTCCCTCACTGCATCCCAGTGAGGGATGGGTACACCCACAGTCATTCTCCCTGCCCACTCCCCTCCTCTAG
This DNA window, taken from Rhinolophus ferrumequinum isolate MPI-CBG mRhiFer1 chromosome 22, mRhiFer1_v1.p, whole genome shotgun sequence, encodes the following:
- the F11R gene encoding junctional adhesion molecule A; this encodes MGTKAKVGREQSLLFTSVILCSLALGSGTVFTPEPEVRVAENKPAKLSCSYSGFSSPRVEWKFAQGDTTSLVCYNNKITASYEDRVTFSHSGITFHSVTRKDTGTYTCMVSDEGGNTYGEASVQLLVLVPPSKPTVSIPSSATIGSRAVLTCSEQDGSPPSEYYWFRDGVLMPTEPKSSRAFSNSSYTLNHKTGELVFDPVSGSDTGEYTCQAQNGYGTPVRSDPLRMEAAELNVGGIVAAVLVTLILLGVLIFGIWFAYSRGYFDRMKKGTANKKVIYSQATARSEGEFRQTSSFLV